GGCGCTGCACCAAGGCAAATCAGAACCTCCACGCTGGTGGACCTGCATGCGGCAAGCTTCCGCATTATAAACGGTATTGAAGATGAGGCTGACGATTGGTTCGAAGGCGGCGCTTTCTTTGATGAATCCGGAGAAATCTGGCAAGCCAGTGAACATTATGAGGATAAGTCCTCATACCTGCAGGTTTCCAAGGTGGACCCGCCGCCACTTGAAGAAGCATCGAGCTACCGGGTAGAGGATTGGGAAAATACATACTCCCTTTTCGATTGGGACGAACCCTTTGAGTTGGACTACGGCCGCCAACGCGCTGTCTACTGGGCCTTGCAGTCCATAGAGTTCCGGGCAGAGGTCGATGGCGTCTTCCGGAAATTTGCAAGGGAGTCTTCGTCTGTAACCTATCTTTCGGCGTGGCCATCTGGCCGTGTGCTGATGAAGATTGACGACAGACTGTATACCTGGTCGAGAAGGGCTCCAGAATCCGTGTCCCGACTGAACGTCCTGCTGGACCGCGAAGGATTTTTTCTGGAGCTCGGCAGCGGCAAAGTAGCGTACTTGGACCGAGTTGGCCGTGTGACTGTTTTCGATCCGCAACCGGCGGGCCCGAAGCGGTGTACTCTAACCGACAAACGATACCGCATCGATGGTTTCGAGGTTTCACCTGATGGCAGGTATTACGGCTACTGGAGTGGTCCGCATTTTCTGGCGTGGGATGCAAAAGGCTGCGGAGAGCTCGACTCGATGAAGGACTATGCCTTAATCATCTTAGGTTGGCCAACCCAAAGTCTTCCCAAATGGATCGTGGCCGCCATCAGTCAGACTGATGCGCAACAGAATGCGGGCAGTGGTACTGGCGGCTGGTGGTCAACAGGAAAAGGAAGGGTAAATGTCCATGGATCGGACGGGCTACTTCGTATCGGGCCTGCCACCTTCTCGATCCGCAATGGCAATACCGAGACTGAACTAAAGTCCGTGCTCCTCCAGGTGCCTGACGGCGGTTCACAAGCAATCGACCGCGAAGGCGGAGGGATGGCGTTATCTTATCCGGGTGGCGTTATCGAAGTCTGGAATATGCAGACGGGTGAGCGCAGCTTACATTGGGATAGCGGATTTGAAGACCCGCTGGTCGCCGCGGTAGATTTCCGGCGTTCGCGCATGTTCGTCCTTTCAGGGGGTGAGGGGCTCGGATACCTGGTCGATTTTTCCCGGGAGATTCCGAAAAGCAAAGAAGTAGCTAATGGCTTCGGAGCGCGAGATGCGCACTCGATGCCTTTCATCAGTTTTTCTCCGGACGGCCGATACCTTCAAATGACAGTCTACGGACGTGGGACTTTTATTGTTCCCGTAGCAACACCAGATGTCGTTGCTGCGCTGTTGGACCTCGATGCGGATGAGCGAGGCAGAGGGATCAGATTTGAAGCGACTGGCTTCAGTTCTGACAGCCGAATGCTGCTCGGTACATTTTCCGACAATTACAGGTTCGGTGCTTTCAATGTCTTAGCCAATGAGTTTGAGTACATTTTCGATGTGCGATCACTGTTCGACGGCGATACGCAGCTGGTCTCTGTTCATCCATCCCCGGCAGGCCAAAGAGCTGCTGTCCTCGTTAGCCAGTTGCAGCAACAGCCACGATTGTCGGAGTCCGACTTAGATGGGAACCTCACCAACCTACACTTCACATTGATTGTAGTGAATTCTGATACTGGAAAGCCGATAGCGCAGTATCTGATGCCTGAAATCCGACCGGGCTATCATTTCAGTATTGGACGGCCCCTTCCTCCCGTCGGCGCTCTCGATTTCTCCTCTGATGGCACCACAGTCGCCTGGCTTACCCAAGGTGAAGATTTTGGGTATCGTGGATACAGCTGGAGTGTCCCAACTCCGGCGAGGGATTTTGAGGCTTTGAAGCGAGAAGCATGCGCCTCGCGTCTTGTCGGCCTTGACCGTATCTTGAACCTCAGGGAATTCGGGGGAGACACCTTGGTGAAGCAGACTTGGAAGAGAGATACAGACGTCTGTACAGGGCGCAGGTGGGAAGGGTTCGACCAACCTGCGATGCCAACTGAGAAATGATAGCTGCATATTTCTGGCGAGAGTATCTTTTCGTCCTGAAGGGTCTTTCTGTAGAAATTCGTCGGAAAGCTCTAATCTGGAATGGTCCAGACTTGGGTCTAAGTGCAACGGCAACGGAGTCTCCAAATGAACGGCCCGGACCAGGAGGGTGGGTCGGTATCAATCTCGGGTGACTGTGTGAATCAGCCCCACTGTAGCTGATACGGCCTCCTCCGTCAGGGGTAGTGTTGGCGGCCACGTAACTGGGCCGAGACACGTCTCTTGCGCTCCCTGCGCAGGTGCAGCTCTTTCTCGAGGCGCTCAAAGACGGGCCAGTAGGCGTCGCCGTACCGGTCAATCAGACGGGCAAGGCTGCTCAGGCAGTTCTCGATGTCCTGTTCAGTGACCTGCTGGCCCTTGTCCATGAGCGTTCGTCTCGCCTTGTCTTCGGTTTCGAGGTCAGGTCTGCGCCTTGGCCCGGTTCCAGACCAGGATGCCGGTGCCTTCCTGTTCGTTTTCGAAGAAGGCAGCGCGCATCGGTTGGACAAAACTCGGATCATCGAGCTTTACGGCAAGGTAAGGCGTCTCGCCATCTTTCGCGGCCTGGCGCCAGGCAGCGCCAAGTTCTGCGCCCCCGGCATAGAGGCGGTAGTCGGGTGCCTCCTTGCTTTTTCCCTTTTCCTTGTTCGGGACGAGTTGGGCTTTGACATTGATCGTCATGGTACGGATGGTTCCTGTCCAGGTCCCATCCTTGAGGGTAAATGCGCCGATATGTGCCACGGGTCAGTCTCCTTTGCTGGCATTGCTGGGCAAGGCTCTCCTGGCCCGTCTGAACCCGGCGTCTGACGCCAGGAACATGTCGATCATGGCAGCGGCGAGCGTTTCGCTGCGCTCGGCTTCGCCATAAGTTCTTTGGTAGATGGCGGCGTAATCCTGCAGCGCGGCTGCGATCTCAGGATCAAGCGCAAGGGTGAGCCGTACCGGAGTGCGATCGGCGAGTTTTCCAAGGCGAAGGTTCATGGGGCTGTCTCCTGAAAGGGACGAAGGACGAGATCCTTGGTCACGATCACGCGCACCGGCCAGCCGGGACGCACCTTGATCGAGGGCTGTACGCCGAGGCTGCGATCAACCGCCCGCTGGCCCGCTTCGTTGACCGTGTCCGTAGTGCCGCGGCGGATCGCGCGCTCGATGTCGTCGTCTTCGTCAGGGCCTAGCTCGGCGCCGATCCCAAGAAGGGTTGCGAGACCCGCGGCCGCGAACACCTTGTCCCAGTGGTGGTCGGTCCGGTCCTCCAGGCCAGCGTAACCGGACGCGTCAGTGCCGGGCTCGGAAATGGTGACCGAGCTGCCATCCGGCATCAGGATCCGGTCCCAGACAACGAGGGTGCGGTCCTGGCCGAAGGAGACTTCCGACTGGTAGCGACCGATGAGGCGGCTGCCCTGGGGGATCAGCAGATGTTGGCCGCGCACCGTGTCGTAAACACTCTCTGTGACCTGCGCGATAACCGTACCCGGAAGATCGGAATTGATGCCGGTGATCAGGCTTGCCGGGATGAGGGAGCCTGCCATCAGCTGGTAAGGCGAAAGCGGGTCCTGCACCCGGTCGGGATTGTAGACGGGGTTTGATTTCTGCTCACTGGCGAATGCGGTCTTGCGGGACTGGAGATTGGGGTCAGGCTCAAGGCTGGTGTCCGCATTGGGTGAACCCCTTGTAAGCGCAAGGAGTTCGGACGACAGGTCGAAGCTGGCCTCGGCTGCAGGCTGCGCCGGGGCTTGCAGCGCCGCGGCGCCGCTCAGGCGGAACTGGAGCGGTGCGCGAGCGGCTTCGTCGGCCTGGACGGCGGCTTCAAGCCGCGCGCTGCGGACTGCCTCGTCTTCCGGGCGTGTACGAAAGTCTGTCTGGTACTCGGTCTGGAACTCCGTCTCGATCCCGTAGGCTTGCTCGGCAGCAAGGATGGTCGAGCCAAGATCGCCCGAGAGCGGCGGCCCGAGCACCGGCACATCTGCAAGCGCCGTATAGTCAGCCGGCAGCGACGAGAACCCGTCGGGCCTGCGCTTGCCAGCAGCGACAAGCTCTTCCTGCTGGGGAGGCTCTTTCGGGCGCGGCGGGGCGAGTGCGATCGTGGCGGCCGCGAAGAGGCCCAGCGCGCCGAGCCCAGCGCCGGCCATCAGGAGCTTGCGGTTGATCCGTGCGGCGGGCCTCGGCGCCGAGCGGATCTGCAGCTGCTTTGCAGCTTCCGTGAACGGGGGCGGCGCGGTCATCACTTCAGCCTCCGAACCAGCGGGATTTCGCCTTGCGGGCTGACGCTTTCGATATCCGCACGACCGACTGGGGCTTTGTGCCGTGACGCAGCTCAGCGGAGGCAAAGAGCCGGTCGACGACGTAGTAGCTGCCTCTGACCCGGTAGTTGACGAGTTCTGCGTCTCCGGCCGGCGACAGCACGAACAGCGGCGGCATCTCGGATGCCGCAATCGATGCCGGCATCTGGATGAAAACCTGGCGGCCGTCATCGAACACCCGCACGGGTTTCCAGTCCGGCGCATCGCCTGTGACCCGGTAGTCGAAGTTTAGCTTTTCAAGGCTGAGGCCGCTTTCGATTGAGACAGCCTCCTCAGTAACGGCGACTGCGTTGCGGGCTGTGAGCCCCGCGAGTTCATCCTGCGGATAGCGCCAGGATAGCGCGGCCATGTAGGTGGCTGCGGTCGATTCCAGTTCGAGGTGATAGGTCCGCCGGTCGGTCGCGATCATCAGGTTGGTGCGAAGACCCGCAGCAACAGGTTTGACCAGGATATGCGCCCGGGCCGTTGCGCCTGAACCGGAGGCCGTGTCGCCGACAACCCAGCGGACCGTGTCGCCGGCCGAGACAGAGACCAGCGCCTCACCGGGCTGAAGGGCGATATCCGTGACCTGTCCCGGGCTTGCATAGAGCCGGTAGAGAGCGCCTTCCGTATAGGGATAGATCTGGACGGCGTTGACGAAGCCGTCCGCCGAAGGCTCGATTACGGCGCCGGCGCGGCCTTCCTGGATAGCGGCAGTCGGCGTCTTGGCAGTCTTCTTCGCGGCCTCTGGTTCAACGGGTTTCAGCTGGCCGGGCAGGGGCAGCGCAATGGCGGTTTCGACAATCTCGATACGTCCGGGTTTTGGGTCGTCCTGAGGGATCGCCGCGATAAATCCGCTGGCTTCAATTACGGGCTCTGGCGGCGGCGCGCTCGCGCAGGCGGCAAGCAGGGCGATTGCCGATGTGGCGGTGAGGATGCGGCTCATTGCGGGTCTCCTGTGACAAGGTCCTCGCTCCAGCTGAGCGAGCGGACATAAAGGCCGAGGGGGTTGGCGCGGAGTGTTTCGGCGTCTTTCGGCGGCTGGAGCGTGAGCGTGAACACGCCGGTGAACCGCTTCGCGCCGGTCAATGCGCCGGCCTCGTATGTCTTCTCGAGCCAGCGGC
The genomic region above belongs to Acidobacteriota bacterium and contains:
- a CDS encoding toll/interleukin-1 receptor domain-containing protein; the protein is MSDGPEWHKLGSVVEACRGETLRYRAFLSYARKDHRCAQWLHTALEQFRTPRALRTSGELAASVPARLGPIFRDRTDLSGGGRLSNRIEAALSDSEVLIVLCSPAAAASEWVDRECQLFMKQHGPENVFPVIASGLGNSANPEAEFFPPAIRGLGLLAADLREGKGPSGKSVGDGKETGRLKLIAGLLKVPLDALIRRERQRLRLLLASLTSVALLFAGVAVAATWFAYRATIAEARANVQTAVAEQQRNEAIAARDREALARTAESAAREAEALAREEEKIQKLAAEAAEAVAEEQRDAAKRTLGDMYAERGWAAVRALEPLSAMRLAIVGAQVAGRPTQDHIAILNQAMDAAGGSAKSYSLIGKGAIVAVASHGPNRQIALSRPQKITLLSVETGQETGSFAAADADQVIAAQISPAGDQILLQTSAQRRLVDIASGATVWSSLIAANKPGTLKLLWPQPDRILSIRGIPDEPRSGDPANSEIEIIDAKTGTVLNRLKTSIYEFSTWQNFLVSPDKKRVLIGTETILSGEAGAAPRQIRTSTLVDLHAASFRIINGIEDEADDWFEGGAFFDESGEIWQASEHYEDKSSYLQVSKVDPPPLEEASSYRVEDWENTYSLFDWDEPFELDYGRQRAVYWALQSIEFRAEVDGVFRKFARESSSVTYLSAWPSGRVLMKIDDRLYTWSRRAPESVSRLNVLLDREGFFLELGSGKVAYLDRVGRVTVFDPQPAGPKRCTLTDKRYRIDGFEVSPDGRYYGYWSGPHFLAWDAKGCGELDSMKDYALIILGWPTQSLPKWIVAAISQTDAQQNAGSGTGGWWSTGKGRVNVHGSDGLLRIGPATFSIRNGNTETELKSVLLQVPDGGSQAIDREGGGMALSYPGGVIEVWNMQTGERSLHWDSGFEDPLVAAVDFRRSRMFVLSGGEGLGYLVDFSREIPKSKEVANGFGARDAHSMPFISFSPDGRYLQMTVYGRGTFIVPVATPDVVAALLDLDADERGRGIRFEATGFSSDSRMLLGTFSDNYRFGAFNVLANEFEYIFDVRSLFDGDTQLVSVHPSPAGQRAAVLVSQLQQQPRLSESDLDGNLTNLHFTLIVVNSDTGKPIAQYLMPEIRPGYHFSIGRPLPPVGALDFSSDGTTVAWLTQGEDFGYRGYSWSVPTPARDFEALKREACASRLVGLDRILNLREFGGDTLVKQTWKRDTDVCTGRRWEGFDQPAMPTEK
- a CDS encoding DUF736 domain-containing protein: MAHIGAFTLKDGTWTGTIRTMTINVKAQLVPNKEKGKSKEAPDYRLYAGGAELGAAWRQAAKDGETPYLAVKLDDPSFVQPMRAAFFENEQEGTGILVWNRAKAQT
- a CDS encoding DUF2274 domain-containing protein, with amino-acid sequence MNLRLGKLADRTPVRLTLALDPEIAAALQDYAAIYQRTYGEAERSETLAAAMIDMFLASDAGFRRARRALPSNASKGD
- a CDS encoding TrbI/VirB10 family protein is translated as MTAPPPFTEAAKQLQIRSAPRPAARINRKLLMAGAGLGALGLFAAATIALAPPRPKEPPQQEELVAAGKRRPDGFSSLPADYTALADVPVLGPPLSGDLGSTILAAEQAYGIETEFQTEYQTDFRTRPEDEAVRSARLEAAVQADEAARAPLQFRLSGAAALQAPAQPAAEASFDLSSELLALTRGSPNADTSLEPDPNLQSRKTAFASEQKSNPVYNPDRVQDPLSPYQLMAGSLIPASLITGINSDLPGTVIAQVTESVYDTVRGQHLLIPQGSRLIGRYQSEVSFGQDRTLVVWDRILMPDGSSVTISEPGTDASGYAGLEDRTDHHWDKVFAAAGLATLLGIGAELGPDEDDDIERAIRRGTTDTVNEAGQRAVDRSLGVQPSIKVRPGWPVRVIVTKDLVLRPFQETAP
- the trbG gene encoding P-type conjugative transfer protein TrbG, producing MSRILTATSAIALLAACASAPPPEPVIEASGFIAAIPQDDPKPGRIEIVETAIALPLPGQLKPVEPEAAKKTAKTPTAAIQEGRAGAVIEPSADGFVNAVQIYPYTEGALYRLYASPGQVTDIALQPGEALVSVSAGDTVRWVVGDTASGSGATARAHILVKPVAAGLRTNLMIATDRRTYHLELESTAATYMAALSWRYPQDELAGLTARNAVAVTEEAVSIESGLSLEKLNFDYRVTGDAPDWKPVRVFDDGRQVFIQMPASIAASEMPPLFVLSPAGDAELVNYRVRGSYYVVDRLFASAELRHGTKPQSVVRISKASARKAKSRWFGG